Proteins encoded together in one Ciona intestinalis chromosome 3, KH, whole genome shotgun sequence window:
- the LOC100175421 gene encoding U1 small nuclear ribonucleoprotein A-like, translating to MDIKPTHTIYANNLNEKIKKEELKKSLYAIFSQFGQILDIVAMKTLKMRGQAFVIFKEISSATNALRSMQGFPFYDKPMRLAYSKKDSDVIAKMKGTYQERTKEKKKKKKEPKKPKAVSAAPKGQGAGGRADDDGSKNPPNHILFLNNLPPETQEEMLNMLFNRFNGFKEVRLVPGRHDIAFVEFEGEQQASEAKGALQGFKISPSNAMKVTFAKK from the exons ATGGATATTAAACCAACACATACAATATATGCcaacaatttaaatgaaaaaattaagaaaGAAG AACTAAAGAAGTCTCTGTATGCCATCTTTTCTCAGTTCGGTCAAATCCTTGACATCGTTGCGATGAAAACTTTGAAGATGAGAGGACAAGCTTTTGTTATCTTCAAGGAAATTAGCAGTGCAACAAATGCTTTGCGTTCCATGCAGGGATTCCCATTTTATGACAAACCGATG AGATTAGCTTATTCGAAAAAAGATTCCGACGTTATTGCCAAAATGAAAGGCACATACCAAGAGAGaacaaaagaaaagaaaaagaagaaaaaggaaCCGAAAAAG ccCAAAGCTGTTTCTGCTGCACCAAAAGGACAAG GTGCAGGTGGGCGTGCAGATGATGATGGAAGCAAAAATCCACCAAATCATATTTTGTTTCTCAATAACTTACCTCCAGAAACTCAAGAAGAAATGCTTAATATGCTGTTCAACAG ATTCAATGGTTTCAAGGAAGTGAGACTGGTGCCTGGTCGACATGACATTGCATTTGTTGAGTTTGAAGGTGAGCAGCAAGCATCAGAGGCAAAAGGTGCTTTACAAGGATTTAAAATATCTCCAAGCAATGCAATGAAAGTTACTTTTGCCAAGAAATAA